One Pseudoliparis swirei isolate HS2019 ecotype Mariana Trench chromosome 4, NWPU_hadal_v1, whole genome shotgun sequence genomic window carries:
- the LOC130192875 gene encoding protocadherin-20, whose protein sequence is MFNSRHHSLSKRGGIWGLCILLLYTSPLSCFASFSQAKELIYKIKEELPRGTFIGAIGIDLHLDFTVEPPFLFSLPKKKVSGQYVNLNNTSGELYTSATKIDRETFCPYNSGGHGCVLSLDIFVLPQQYFQLVKVKIFIEDVNDNRPKFPVDEIRISVPENTAINARYAVEQSAVDPDLGVHGVQTYWLVNDFGMFTLDVEENEGGELTPFLIVMEALDRETQAEYITDIIAEDGGTPPLLGAATLKIVITDVNDNCPQFTVSQVNVTLHGNATKGSHLAHLNAFDPDLGANAQISYAYSERVPRDTRSLFHLDRITGVIKLAGKIVTGTPTFYKLTILANGPGCIPAVATVSIHIIKVITGPPTVIPRYIAPEKDGIVTIKESEPEFSPIAFFTVKNIDMNQKVDCHLEGSGPFRLVPYQLLKNEYLLETTEPLDYEKTQEYELIIVAKNSWELVIKTFLKVQILDENDNAPVFHQSSVEISVDENNPPNTFLTQLQATDRDSKCRGEVTYLLGGDAPGIFVMDRVTGVLTVTTSLDREEKETYRFTVRAVDQGTPRRESIATVVVSVQDRNDNSPRFINKDFTFFVPENFPGYGEIGVLSVTDADAGENGWVALSILNGSDIFMIDTGRGALRAKTSLDREQQGTYQLWVEAVDGGEPANSCVTMVTVLLMDVNDNPPIVLFPQSNQSYMLVLPNTLPGTSITEVYAVDKDTGMNAVIAYSIIKRKGGEPGSFAIDPETGNITLKRELSIRGLYSLLVKVSDHGQPEPLYSTVMVNFFVNETVSNESYVQSLLTREAEIEVEERPWYKGQMTEGPERYELFPCQPLIIALSVTCLGLFFSVVTLISYICCRRFQKQRKKRSEVEIPLKMKNDSMQVVNRKNRHISNI, encoded by the exons ATGTTCAACAGCAGACACCACAGCCTTAGCAAAAGAGGAGGGATATGG GGATTGTGCATCCTCTTGCTTTACACCAGCCCGCTTTCCTGTTTTGCGAGTTTCAGCCAAGCAAAAGAGCTGATCTATAAGATAAAAGAGGAATTACCCAGGGGGACCTTCATCGGGGCCATTGGAATAGACTTACATTTGGATTTCACTGTGGAGCCCCCCTTTTTATTCAGTCTCCCGAAAAAGAAGGTCAGTGGGCAGTATGTGAACCTGAATAATACCAGCGGGGAGCTTTACACATCTGCTACGAAGATTGACAGGGAGACTTTCTGCCCTTATAACTCGGGGGGACATGGATGTGTCCTCTCACTGGACATATTTGTGTTGCCCCAGCAATACTTTCAACTGGTCAAGGTTAAAATCTTTATTGAGGATGTGAATGACAACAGGCCAAAGTTCCCTGTGGATGAGATCCGTATATCTGTCCCAGAAAACACAGCAATAAATGCTCGGTATGCAGTGGAGCAGTCGGCAGTGGACCCAGACCTCGGTGTTCACGGAGTGCAGACCTACTGGCTTGTCAATGACTTTGGCATGTTCACACTGGATGTTGAGGAAAATGAGGGAGGGGAGCTGACACCCTTCCTCATTGTGATGGAGGCTTTGGACAGAGAGACCCAGGCTGAATACATTACGGATATCATTGCAGAGGATGGAGGGACCCCTCCTCTGCTCGGAGCGGCTACTTTGAAAATTGTCATCACAGATGTGAACGATAACTGCCCCCAATTCACAGTGTCACAAGTGAATGTCACTCTGCATGGGAATGCCACCAAAGGGTCACATTTGGCACATCTGAATGCTTTTGACCCTGACCTTGGTGCTAATGCTCAAATCAGCTACGCTTACAGTGAACGTGTGCCAAGGGACACCAGGAGCTTGTTCCATTTGGACAGAATCACAGGGGTGATCAAGCTAGCAGGGAAAATAGTCACTGGCACACCCACGTTTTACAAACTCACCATTTTGGCCAATGGACCTGGTTGTATCCCTGCAGTAGCTACTGTTTCCATCCATATCATCAAAGTTATTACAGGACCCCCTACTGTCATACCCCGATATATTGCACCAGAAAAGGATGGAATTGTGACCATAAAAGAGTCTGAACCAGAGTTTtcaccaatagctttttttaCTGTAAAAAACATTGACATGAACCAAAAGGTAGATTGTCATTTGGAAGGGTCTGGTCCCTTCAGGCTCGTCCCCTATCAGCTTTTAAAGAATGAATACCTGCTGGAGACTACAGAGCCCTTGGACTATGAGAAGACACAGGAGTATGAGCTTATTATTGTTGCCAAGAATTCTTGGGAACTTGTCATCAAGACATTTCTCAAGGTGCAGATATTGGATGAGAATGACAATGCACCAGTGTTTCATCAGTCTTCGGTGGAAATATCTGTGGATGAGAACAATCCACCAAACACCTTTCTGACCCAGCTCCAAGCCACAGACCGGGACAGCAAATGCAGAGGGGAAGTCACCTACCTCCTTGGTGGTGATGCCCCAGGGATCTTTGTCATGGATCGTGTGACGGGTGTCCTGACTGTAACCACATCGCTGGACCGTGAGGAGAAAGAGACATACCGGTTCACAGTGAGAGCAGTGGACCAGGGGACGCCCAGGAGGGAGTCGATTGCAACAGTGGTGGTGAGCGTGCAAGACCGCAATGACAACAGTCCACGCTTCATCAATAAGGACTTCACGTTCTTTGTGCCAGAGAACTTTCCGGGTTACGGGGAAATTGGGGTCCTCTCTGTGACAGATGCCGATGCTGGGGAAAATGGATGGGTGGCCCTTTCCATCCTCAACGGCAGCGACATCTTCATGATAGACACAGGCCGAGGTGCACTGAGGGCCAAGACATCACTTGATCGTGAGCAGCAAGGGACATACCAGTTGTGGGTTGAGGCCGTCGATGGTGGGGAACCTGCGAATTCCTGTGTCACTATGGTGACCGTACTGTTGATGGATGTAAATGACAACCCGCCTATTGTCCTCTTCCCCCAGTCAAATCAGTCTTACATGCTGGTTCTACCCAATACTCTACCAGGAACATCAATAACAGAGGTCTATGCTGTAGATAAGGATACAGGTATGAATGCTGTTATCGCCTACAGTATTATTAAGAGGAAAGGTGGCGAGCCAGGTTCCTTTGCCATTGACCCAGAAACAGGAAATATCACATTAAAGAGGGAGCTCAGCATCCGGGGCCTCTACAGCCTTCTGGTGAAAGTCAGTGACCATGGTCAGCCTGAGCCGCTTTACTCAACAGTGATGGTTAACTTCTTTGTCAATGAAACAGTGAGCAACGAGAGCTACGTCCAGAGCCTTCTGACTAGAGAGGCTGAAATTGAGGTAGAGGAGAGGCCCTGGTACAAAGGTCAGATGACAGAGGGGCCTGAGAGGTATGAGTTGTTCCCCTGTCAGCCTCTTATCATTGCTCTTTCAGTGACATGCCTGGGGCTATTCTTCTCAGTTGTCACACTGATATCTTACATATGCTGTAGGAGATTTCAAAAGCAGCGAAAGAAAAGATCGGAGGTTGAAATACCTTTGAAAATGAAGAATGACTCAATGCAGGTTGTGAACAGAAAGAACAGGCATATCTCAAACATCTGA